Proteins from a genomic interval of Streptomyces sp. NBC_01445:
- a CDS encoding nucleotidyltransferase domain-containing protein encodes MDLTARGLDDRGFIEREGSLSRIQPDFRPVVSAARDGLLAGFGPRMASAYLYGSVPRGTARLGRSDLDLLLALREEPTDDDRADAGALAEGLNKQFAQIDGVGLLILSRSQVLSDLERHDLGWFVACLCTPLLGEDLAEYLPRYRPDSLLARETNGDLRLLLTRWRERIARGDDPRTLDRQISRHLVRTGFTLVMPRWNGWTSDLTQMAEVFGTYYPQWADAMRQASEAAYEPVGAPHTLRSYTEDLGPWLAAEYEAVHGVKAPRP; translated from the coding sequence ATGGACCTCACCGCCCGCGGCCTGGACGACCGCGGATTCATCGAGCGCGAAGGCTCTCTGAGCCGGATCCAGCCGGACTTCCGCCCCGTGGTGTCCGCGGCGCGCGACGGTCTCCTCGCCGGCTTCGGACCGCGGATGGCGAGCGCGTACCTCTACGGCTCCGTGCCGCGTGGCACCGCCCGCCTCGGCCGCAGCGACCTCGACCTCCTCCTCGCACTGCGCGAGGAGCCGACGGACGACGACAGGGCGGACGCGGGCGCCCTGGCCGAAGGCCTGAACAAACAATTCGCCCAGATCGACGGCGTAGGGCTGCTGATCCTCAGCCGGAGCCAGGTCCTCAGCGACCTCGAACGACACGACCTCGGCTGGTTCGTGGCCTGCCTCTGCACTCCGCTCCTCGGCGAGGACCTGGCCGAATACCTGCCGCGCTACCGCCCCGACTCCCTCCTGGCCCGGGAGACCAACGGCGACCTGCGCCTGCTCCTGACGCGCTGGCGCGAACGCATCGCGCGGGGCGACGACCCGCGCACCCTGGACCGCCAGATCTCCCGTCACCTCGTCCGCACCGGCTTCACGCTCGTCATGCCCCGCTGGAACGGCTGGACCAGTGATCTGACGCAGATGGCCGAGGTGTTCGGCACGTACTACCCGCAGTGGGCGGACGCGATGCGACAGGCCTCCGAGGCGGCGTACGAACCGGTGGGCGCACCGCACACCCTCCGGTCGTACACCGAGGACCTGGGCCCGTGGCTGGCGGCAGAATACGAAGCCGTGCACGGAGTGAAGGCCCCCCGCCCCTGA